In the genome of Lathyrus oleraceus cultivar Zhongwan6 chromosome 4, CAAS_Psat_ZW6_1.0, whole genome shotgun sequence, the window ttataaagcgcttttggaaagccttagagagcgctttcataagcgccctcttaggccccctttagaggctgatttttttccacaagcgccctctaaggtcccctttagtaaacattaaaattataacatactgcgcgttttgttatttcactctctgttattttcgttctttttcacgttagggttctcactgctacgattttcgctacttctaaggagttctccttccacctctgttagatctacgacgtttcctccttctattaattcgttgttagctgttcgattttgacaccataggtatttttctaatcttcatattacttggtttctcttctgacgttcactattgttcatttttggtttcatttttcttggttcatacatttattgagtattctcaacaataattattgtgttgcaatgctagcaatggagactaggcattatgggttaaatttcaccaactgttccatttgtttctcgatgtagaaaaaggaggcagcaatatctaaaacaccttctaccaatcaaaggtacactatgcagcttatgagtgtatttattctagcatacatagcgtagctagtaacttaagaagtttagatatgaatgttatttgatagagtaaattagagtcgactattcttctgttagctttcagttagaccattatacaattctacatatatattttctagtcaatgtttatcttttgtaaaaactatatgatgatatataactatgctacaaattagtgcataccactaatgcttaatgcatggttcatacattctcatgctatttaagtcagagatatctgaaaatgttgagaaactaactcaataaaccaaaattgttttggttttgggttgttgttggagacatgaatgccctgcacagagactaactcaataaagcgaaattgttttgtctcatcccatttttggtttctcttctgaaattgttttttgtttattctaattagtaatggataatacatggatgtcttccaatcgattgtcgagagagtacgagaatggggtatcagaattcgttaagtttgccgttgcgcacgccgaagaccccagtagaatgatatgtccttgcttgggttgttgttatgggaaacgggttgacgcagttcagttgacatcgcatataatgaggcatggaattgatcgaagttatacatgttggaatttgcatggtgagaaaagtaacgagaatgttgaaccgggggatagtacgacctatgcctcaaactatagtggcgcagatacatacgattgtgatcgagttgaagagattgcagaagcacttgaaggagatcttaaggattgtctcgaaatgtttgagaggttggtaagtgatgtagagaaacctttgtatgatggttggTAAACTTATAAGTGTGTCATGCATGTTGGGCTTATTCCCGTATGATTGTGAAGGTGCGCCAAGTCTGCCATATTGCTATGAAAAGGGATTTTGAATATATTAATACAGTTCAGGAGGGTAGTGAGGATACACATTCACAGGTAATTGTTTATAATTTCATGATAGTAATAACTTGTTAGATACTTACATGTGTATATGCATATACAACCATCATATAACATATTTTTTGGATCTTTATTTATGGTGCTTTGGATCATTTCAGGTCCGCCAAATGCATTTAGTTGCACCATTAGACAAGCATTTCCCTTTACTCCATCCTATTCTGAAGGAGCACATTGCAGATGATGTTGACTACAAGGTTTGCTTTCTAATCTGCAACCAACtgtattttaattttttctctGTCCTTTCACTATGAACTGTTTAGATTAGTATTTTGGATTAGTAAACTGTGATTTGACAACAAAGTTTAACTTTTACAATCATGTTTACATGGATTTGGAGGATATGTAATGTAGCTATTGGTTTATCAGGTTCTTGTTTTCTGCACAACCGCTATGGTCACAAGACTTGTTGCTGATCTCCTTGGGGAGTTGAACTTGAATGTGAGAGAAATCCATTCAAGAAAGCCTCAGAGTTATAGAACCAGAGTTTCTGATGAATTCCGGAGGTCAAAGGGTCTCATCTTGGTTACTTCGGATGTATCTGCACGTGGAGTTGATTATCCAGATGTTACTCTTGTTGTACAGGTATATTTAGATCTCCTTCCTTGTTTCACTTGTGACTATATTACCAGCATGCTCGTGTCCATATGAATTTCTGTCTTGTTTAACGCATACTCGTAAGGACACTCAATACATACATTTGCTAAAAGTGCAAGCCTTTTTTATTATGATTTGCCAAATTATTTAACGCTTTTATTGATTTCAAATTGTCATGTTTCTTCCATTTCTACAATGAACAGATTGGTCTACCGGCTGATAGAGAACAATATATACATCGACTAGGTAGAACGGGGCGAAGAGGAAAAGAAGGGCAGGGCATACTGCTACTAGCTCCTTGGGAAGAGTTCTTTTTAGCTACTGCAAAAGATTTACCTATTGGGAAAGCTCCGGTCCCTTCAGTTGATCCTGACACTAAAAAAAGGTATACTTGGATATACAAGGGAGACAATTATTGATTTTCTTCTAATACTTTAGCTAGTTTTTAGACAAACAAACCAATATGTGGAGCAACGATTACCTACGAGTTTGGCAGGATCGCGGTGTGTCACCATGATTTTGGCAAAAGCTAAATTTTAAAGCTTTAGCAAAATTACAATGCCACCTCGAGTTCATTAAACTCACTGTGATTCCAACGATGCACTTACATTTTAAATTGTTAACAGGTGGAAAGGGCTCTATCCAATGTGGAGATGAAAAATAAAGAAGCAGCATATCAGGCATGGCTTGGTTACTACAACTCTAACAAGAAAGTGGGGAAAGATAAGTATAGGTTAGTGGAGCTTGCAAATGAGTTCAGTCGATGCATGGGGCTTGATAGCCCTCCATCTATTCCTAAGCTTGTCCTTGGCAAGATGGGTCTTAAAAATATCCCTGGTTTACGTTCCAAATAGGTTTCCATTCAATTTCTGATAACAGTCTTGTGAAAGAGAGAAATGTTCTTGAATTGAAATGCCCCCACTTATAGTTTGATTTTAAGACTTGAAACTTCTAAATTTCAACTATCATAGTAATTTTTTCTGTATATTTTGTACTTCTAGATGAATTATCATTTAACAAGTACTGCAGAAACTTCAGTGCCAGATGAATTTGTACTGTAAATCACTGATGCAAACTATCTAAAATAGATATTCAATCATTAGTTTATGATTTAAAACATATACCTCGAATTGTTTTATATTTTGTGTGTTGAAAAATGATAAGAATATATTTTGATGTTTTTGCTTTGGTCATTCCCATTGTGATTTTATAATATTTTGTGTGTTGAAAAATGATAAGAatatacagttttaggtgtactgcttcaatatccaggttgtctaaaataaataaaaaaatatagcgctttttaaaaaaagaatttaaataaccacccactttagagggcgctttccagaaaaagcgtcctctaaaccctttaaatttccactttagagggcgctttctagtaaaagcgccctctaaacccttaaaagtttccattttagagggtgctttctttaaaaagcgccctctaaagtggcccttaaagggcttaaagagccactttagagagcgctttcaccaggaaaaaaagcgttgtctttacctatgccagtgccagattagagggcgctttaaagcgctgttataggccaaaaaaagcgccctcttttcccttatttggcgtagtgtcaGTTGCgttctaccagtcagggtttttcaaggagatgaggtctttattgagatggagatcatcatatgattttattgagcttgtataagctagggtttcattttgggAGTTATTCcatcaagtgttgaaggctcagaggcCACAGTACATGTCCAATTCATCTGAGGCCCATGACAGTCaataaaagtcaactgcaaagtcaactgtggatttggaggtgggaagtggttagagatgattcattcatgttcaaacaagtctcatttgacatttcaaacaccaacattgaagaatttgaagtcagatcaagactttccaaaaatagcaggtgacctgtaatttgaactttccaaaaatggaaaggttttggaccaacttcaaatcaatattacatcatcacgaaagcttcaaatgaaattttgtccaacattaaagttcAAGATCTTTCTCTCgcatttccaaaaagtccaagatcatgaatttctcatgtgtggttgaggagttatggtccaatcatggcaaagtgtgtttcaaagttcaaatggacataactttttaaccaaaactccaaaatgagtggttctttttgcattttgatccttataacatgtagTTTTCAAGCATACCATTACATAACATGAAATCTCATTGCATGGTCATTGGTTCACTCATGAAGAGttttgaaggaaatttcataaaactATTTTTGATTgatcatgagcatacaacatCACTTCCAAAGTTTGCATGGGCTTGTTTTAAATGGTTTTGGGCCAGAAatatgcactgttcacgtgcatggcaTGCATGGGAGGTGAAAACCTAATTTTGTACTTACACCACATAATTGATTAATCACATTGGCATTAAGCTTAAACAGGATTAAAACCtcattagcatggcatatatatACTTAATCATAACTATTTTCCATCATTAGCAACACttcagatctagaatcacaaaattctcaaaaattttctctcaaactttttccaaatttcttcaaacaagAGCATCCTCtattgatcaattcatcatcctGAAGTATTGTTGAGAAGGTTTGGACGTGAATTCAAGGCAAATCGTGGCATATTTGTTCAGATTCATAGCTTGAAGGTTCCATGGTGATTCCAAAATCTGCTGGATTCATGTGCATTTAAgcttccaattcatcatcaattactTCATTAAGCAGTGTGGAGAAGAATTGAAGCATTGCCAGGCTTTGTAGCACGAGTTCCAGTttctgctcatcaagaggtcaGTTTTTTGATCTCAATAATTCTCAAAATCTTTGTGATGTTTGTGTAGATCATGGTTTGGTGATGATGCTGATGTAAAATTCGAGTGAATTGGTGCACTATACACAAAGTTACATGCATTTCAAGTTTTGGTGACAAATCTTATTCTCTTCGATTTGGCTCTGTTATGATGTTTTGGTGAAAATCATTGGTTGATCTTGAATGTATGTGTGATGATGATTCGATTGATGTAGCTATTTGTGATTTCTGGACATGTTTTGGATTTCTGGAAATTTGTTCATCGTGTACATGAAGAAGAGGATGAACTTCATGCAATTTCCAGATCTGCTAGGATTTAACTACGGTTTCTTCATAGGATTTGCTACGAGTTCATGTGATTAGATACGAATCTTGCATTGGCCACGGTTTAGTGTTTTAGGCAACGCTTTTTCTGGAAACGCGCTTGTATTTAGGGTTTAAATACCAAAACGCCGTCGTTTGGCTTTGGCGCGCTTGGAATTCAAAAAATGCgccaggttcgatcctggccgagTCCATATTTTCAAATGCaatgccattttccttttccctccacATTATTCCATGTTTGGCtcattttgattttcaaattttttccaaacttccaaaaatcattataaattgaaaaatgcatcaatttgatcccaattttttgctatgtgttccttatcctgtctacctttttatgatcataaattgcaaagttgtgcctggcttaaaaaatgatttgtcctagggtgattgaaTGCATATGCATGTTTGACACtgccttgttccattcatcataaaatgctcaaaaatgatccaatgcttctgaaattttgtgtgtaaATTCTAGATATGTTGAGTGACATTTTGGCTCtggtttgagatttttaccatgcaccaattctgttttatgctcatgctaacttggtgtgacaatttgtgtcacacatgtgcttgtttgaattatgctatgtgattgccatgcctaatgatgtccaatgcctctgagtttttgtgtgatgatcatgttatatgtcaTGTTTAGTCATGAGTTTTGCCAAGATTATTTCagtcatttttgatttgatgtgcatttgtttcttctgatgtctcaatgtgatcaccatttgcatgccttgccatgttttgctcatgaaatgaatttgattAATGATcttgatgtgagactttttgaGTTTTGTTCTGGATTGAAtgaggatgattcatgttaaatttcaagttctgttttgaatgtttgaccctcttttgactctaggctttgacctagtgtttggactcactgtttggattgtggatttcaggttcagatgcacattgccatgattggagtggctcattcttttgagtttgattaattggttgatgttggctaacattatgttgttttgtaggttttgagaacaaatcctcttgtgcttgtgccttgctcattgttgcctgattgtttgtctgtttattattgcctgatgactgttgtctgtttgtttgaacTGTGTACAGATTGTCTGGTTGTTTGCTCAGGTACTTTAGTAGCTataactcattgcttgagttgccTAACTTggcttgtggtttgcttaccacctaggtataactctctgacttcatgtagtctggaagacctgtcctgttatatgggcaggcacctgtctgaagccctccttaagaggcaatgcttgtgaatgtttaattttgtgccaagcaggtaaagacctctttagaggcaattggcagataaaagagatgtgtaatccatctcctgctacatagtgtgtcattcactttgctcacacaccttgtattgatgcattgtgaataaaaacccaaactcttgtagtgtcagtcatctgtggagaagagttcctacattctgaactcccacactttctatttggttcatgctctcccaggccagggataagagctgtgagatcttaccctcacttcctatttcatctgcacaccccattccagttggcttgtttttgcagcctagccttgtatgagcccaattgcttgcatatagtgtgtgtgattgtttattgtgctgGTGTTcgtttgactgtgctgtttaggatagctttctccctgtgcaagttagatagaaacctcaacctaggaccattgtggattacatgataactattaggctcgagtcaggctcccttctagtttatcacttcccagtctctggttaggttagaggttctttccctgtttaggggaactacatcgccctgatcctcataccagatgaggtacgtaggcaggagatgagcagatctctccaggcgccctttttctttttcaaccctttgtgtgtgttggagtctgacgtaagtctagcgattggcagtcggtttcctgtgtgtgtgtttgttggttcggagtctgatgtaagtccagtgattgacattcggttccaggtttgcctgtttgtgtggagtctgacgtaagtcaagcgattggcagtcggtttcctgtgttggtgtggtttggcgtgcgttagccgacctacgagtgctctgattcttctctagttagagaagatacgtatgcataggatgcgacatcctagcgagcatgtttcccctgtcccgaactacgtcgactctgatgtgtgtgcttgacagactacgtaggcccagagtgcgatatcctgccgagtcccgtttcttccgtctttcatctgtgtttattttcagtgtgtgtgcagtttgtgagcagtgtttaacaacctttcttttattcttttgtgtgtggatcccgtcgagtacgacagatgcgtaggggtgctaataccttcccttcgcataaccgactcccgatcccatctctctctggtcacgagaccatgtcttttccatgtttacttcgagcgtttcctttccctcttttgggataaataacgcacggtggcggctctgtttgtttgtttttcccgccggttgtttttcgcggatgcgacagctggcgactctgctggggaaatagaagttgacctcttgctggtccattttccctaagcgagtcactcctagcgttctctagaatagtttaggttgcttgtattgctctatttattgcatttacgattattatgttgtatatatatttgcataaatgtttgcatgcatcatactatcattatgctgtcttctgtacaggtggttcctctgatttggggtgggtgttctgagtggggctaaaacccaggcccgagtatacacctaggattagtgtggtctcatgttgcctctcatgttaggtcaacatgtttttggcgacgtgacataccacaagccggacgaggttcatttgagaatgctcttcctttgtggagtatccactttggttgagtcacctcatctgagctgttgacttcggtgaccgttcattcccggatctttggtttaaatgatcttaagagagctgcaacaGCACACCCGAAAAGGCAAACCTGTTGAGTATCTTTTCCCGATTGTCAAGACCATTATCCGCattaggatgacctgattagaattcacctgtgaggggagggttgattcttacagaggcatgttctgatggtgactctttgttggtgactaatggttcagttttgatcagagtcctatttataagtcggatttatggatttatttctgagacgccggagttctgtccgtggtatttatcagtggggatccgtttatttcaggattccctgggctggttcagagggtcttgtggttatctgttcagaggatctctggtgatgatggtgatatatccttcagttccgtttatttcggaaccctgagtgggatttatggttacatattccttcagatggttgtgatcagttcagaggccgtaactcagtgcagtggacgttcagatgacttggaggatggcaccgtgcattgcattcatacatcaacatcattcacattttgcatttatctgcatctaacacatgtttatccatatgcaggggacattcttgatcgagatcctggttgagagacttctttgttccagacatgaggaccggtttgaaagacgatgttgtctacagcttctttgacccagagattggtgtgctgagagatatgatagcattgattacacctgaccatgtggggatgttccgtgagacttatggtggtatcctgaagttggttttcaggctcacagacaaTGACAGGAGTGCTatccatacttttctccagttctatgacccaagcttgagatgcttcgtgttcccggattacttgctgggacccttgatggaggactatgccagcatcctgggtattcagatcagagatTAGATTCCTTTCTATTTCACCAAGGGGGAACCTGATATTGTGGAtatttctcgtgctctttatttgagcccagagatgaccaaggggggtttgaaggagaaaggaaagttacccggttttcatctgagtttcttggaggctaaagccaaggagcatgctgttgtgggtaattggagggccGTTTGCGCTTTACTTGCTGTCAGCATCTATGGGATCATCATGttccctaaccagaagaactttgtggacattaattccgtccggttgtttatgcagaggaatcctattcctactctggttggggatgtctattactcgatccataatcggaacgagaagcggcgtgggggattgatccgatgttgtgctcagctgttgtacaaatggttcatggggtat includes:
- the LOC127137209 gene encoding DEAD-box ATP-dependent RNA helicase 31, giving the protein MIVKVRQVCHIAMKRDFEYINTVQEGSEDTHSQVRQMHLVAPLDKHFPLLHPILKEHIADDVDYKVLVFCTTAMVTRLVADLLGELNLNVREIHSRKPQSYRTRVSDEFRRSKGLILVTSDVSARGVDYPDVTLVVQIGLPADREQYIHRLGRTGRRGKEGQGILLLAPWEEFFLATAKDLPIGKAPVERALSNVEMKNKEAAYQAWLGYYNSNKKVGKDKYRLVELANEFSRCMGLDSPPSIPKLVLGKMGLKNIPGLRSK